A genomic stretch from Setaria italica strain Yugu1 chromosome VII, Setaria_italica_v2.0, whole genome shotgun sequence includes:
- the LOC101786411 gene encoding citrate-binding protein, whose translation MASLPSPWLLPLVLAVSVATLLHALAAGAGGDPTAGFEKVELADGDFVVQSPYNVPERQRFRYRDGVRTFWVYKDDKPFNTATHTNPRSEVKIRGHDYSSGVWQFEGYGYVPSGTSGVSVMQIHNQEGAPHSTVLMLHVYDGVLRFYSGAAVEPGIYDRWFRLNVVHDVAASTVAVYVDGQERFRTRVIPSDSYYFKFGVYMQHHDQSACMESRWTNVTLYTKH comes from the exons ATGGCTTCTCTCCCAAGCCCGTGGCTTCTTCCCCTGGTGCTTGCCGTGTCCGTGGCCACGCTCCTACATGCCctagccgccggcgccggtggggaCCCCACCGCCGGGTTCGAGAAGGTGGAGCTCGCCGACGGCGACTTCGTGGTGCAGAGCCCGTACAACGTGCCGGAGAGGCAGCGGTTCCGGTACCGCGACGGCGTGCGGACGTTCTGGGTGTACAAGGacgacaagcccttcaacaccGCCACCCACACCAACCCCCGGTCCGAAGTCAAGATCAGG GGCCACGACTACTCGTCGGGGGTGTGGCAGTTCGAGGGCTACGGGTACGTGCCGTCGGGGACGTCGGGGGTGTCGGTGATGCAGATCCACAACCAGGAGGGCGCGCCGCACTCCACCGTGCTCATGCTCCACGTCTACGACGGCGTGCTGCGCTTCTACagcggggcggcggtggagccggGCATCTACGACCGGTGGTTCCGCCTCAACGTCGTGCACGACGTCGCCGCGTCGACGGTGGCCGTGTACGTCGACGGCCAGGAGAGGTTCCGCACCCGCGTCATCCCCAGCGACTCCTACTACTTCAAGTTCGGGGTGTACATGCAGCACCACGACCAGTCCGCCTGCATGGAGTCGCGATGGACAAACGTTACGCTCTACACCAAGCACTAA